A window of the Pedobacter frigiditerrae genome harbors these coding sequences:
- a CDS encoding PIG-L family deacetylase translates to MKRVIYLIAFLIAPTFLKAQMQQMNAAEIALGLAKLNVKGSVLYIAAHPDDENTRLLAYLAKEAKVRTGYLSLTRGDGGQNLIGNEQAELLGLIRTQELLAARRTDGAEQFFTRANDFGFSKTSDESFKIWGREQILSDVVWVIRKFQPDVIITRFPEDARAGHGHHAGSAILAREAFVAAADKTRFPEQLKYVKVWQAKRILWNTFNFGGTNTTSPEQLKLDVGLYNPLLGKSYGEIAAISRTNHKSQGFGSTLQRGESFEFFTPVAGEPAKTSIFDGIDLNLKDKAVELLLGEIKKEYNVATPEAILPKLLQLKKLTDSKDFNHQLLNELILATAGFWTEAVTNENAYAIGDSVKFSVNTIYRAKTNFPLTIKVDNVFALENNKMQSLSMSAKANAISQPYYLEKNHPIGSYIVDNQTDIGYPENPKPFALHRTVTINGTDISFDIPILYKNTNPVKGERYQPIVIAPVVTATMSEKAYIFSSNTPKTITVQLKSFRNNSTGFVTPQLPKGWKSNPEKIDFNLARKGDEQNISFSITSGSDVNSGNITLQVNTDGKTDDKGLKVISYEHIPTITIFPQATARLEKIDLKIAGKKIGYLDGAGDLTADALKEMGYQVTNLNSAQVLNSDLSTFDAIVVGVRFYNISDDAKIVQPKLLAYVQNGGTLLIQYNVNNGLKYSNIGPYPFKLANKRVTEEDAKVNFINPKSAALNYPNKITEKDFEGWIQERGLYFATDIDPKYTTVLSMKDTGETESDGSLLIADYGKGKFVYTSLVFFRELPAGVPGAYRLIANLLAPRNAK, encoded by the coding sequence ATGAAACGTGTAATCTATCTTATTGCCTTTTTAATTGCTCCAACTTTTTTAAAAGCACAAATGCAACAAATGAATGCTGCAGAAATTGCTTTGGGCCTTGCAAAACTGAATGTTAAAGGTAGCGTTTTGTACATCGCAGCGCATCCAGATGATGAAAATACTCGCCTGTTGGCTTATTTAGCAAAAGAAGCAAAAGTAAGAACTGGTTATTTATCGTTAACCAGAGGTGATGGCGGACAAAACTTAATTGGCAACGAACAAGCAGAGCTTTTAGGATTAATTAGAACACAAGAATTGTTAGCAGCCCGAAGAACCGATGGAGCCGAACAGTTTTTTACAAGAGCAAACGATTTTGGCTTTTCTAAAACATCAGATGAAAGCTTTAAAATTTGGGGCAGGGAACAGATTTTATCAGATGTGGTTTGGGTAATTCGTAAGTTTCAACCAGATGTTATCATCACTCGTTTCCCCGAAGATGCAAGAGCTGGTCACGGGCATCATGCTGGTTCGGCAATTTTAGCAAGGGAAGCTTTTGTAGCAGCGGCTGATAAAACTCGTTTCCCTGAGCAATTGAAATATGTAAAGGTTTGGCAAGCGAAAAGAATATTATGGAACACATTTAATTTTGGGGGAACTAATACTACTTCGCCAGAACAACTGAAATTAGATGTGGGTTTATACAATCCCTTATTAGGAAAAAGTTATGGCGAAATAGCTGCAATCAGCAGAACAAATCATAAAAGCCAAGGTTTTGGTTCTACCTTACAACGTGGCGAATCATTTGAATTTTTCACTCCGGTTGCTGGCGAACCTGCAAAAACTTCAATTTTTGATGGTATAGATTTAAACTTAAAAGACAAAGCAGTTGAGCTTTTATTAGGTGAGATAAAAAAGGAATATAATGTAGCTACGCCAGAGGCGATTTTGCCAAAACTACTTCAACTCAAAAAACTAACCGATTCAAAAGATTTTAATCATCAACTTTTAAACGAATTGATTTTGGCAACTGCGGGATTTTGGACTGAAGCTGTTACGAACGAAAATGCTTATGCCATAGGCGATAGTGTTAAGTTTTCAGTAAACACCATTTATAGGGCTAAAACCAATTTCCCTTTAACAATTAAAGTAGATAATGTTTTTGCGCTTGAAAATAATAAGATGCAAAGCTTAAGTATGAGCGCTAAGGCAAATGCAATTTCACAACCTTATTATCTCGAAAAAAATCATCCGATAGGAAGTTATATTGTGGATAACCAAACAGATATTGGCTATCCTGAAAACCCAAAGCCATTTGCTTTACACCGAACAGTTACTATAAACGGAACTGACATCAGTTTCGATATTCCGATTTTATATAAAAATACAAATCCGGTAAAAGGCGAGCGTTATCAACCCATAGTTATTGCACCTGTAGTAACTGCAACGATGAGCGAAAAAGCTTATATTTTCAGCAGCAATACTCCTAAAACAATTACTGTTCAACTAAAGAGCTTTCGCAATAACAGCACAGGTTTTGTAACGCCACAACTACCAAAAGGATGGAAAAGTAATCCAGAAAAAATAGATTTTAACTTAGCCAGAAAAGGTGATGAGCAAAACATAAGTTTTAGCATTACTTCTGGCAGCGATGTAAACAGTGGAAATATCACATTGCAAGTTAATACAGATGGAAAAACAGACGATAAGGGCTTAAAAGTTATTAGTTATGAGCATATCCCAACAATTACAATTTTCCCTCAAGCAACTGCCCGACTAGAAAAGATAGACTTAAAAATTGCAGGTAAAAAAATTGGTTATTTAGATGGTGCTGGAGATTTAACAGCAGATGCCTTAAAAGAAATGGGCTATCAGGTTACTAACCTAAACTCTGCACAAGTTTTAAATAGCGACCTGTCTACTTTTGATGCAATTGTAGTTGGCGTTCGTTTTTACAACATTAGTGATGATGCAAAAATTGTTCAACCTAAACTATTGGCTTACGTTCAAAATGGCGGTACATTGTTAATTCAATACAACGTAAACAATGGTTTAAAATATTCGAACATTGGCCCTTACCCTTTTAAGTTAGCTAACAAAAGAGTAACCGAAGAAGATGCAAAAGTTAACTTCATTAATCCTAAAAGCGCTGCTTTAAATTATCCAAACAAAATAACTGAAAAGGATTTTGAGGGCTGGATACAAGAAAGAGGATTATATTTTGCAACAGATATTGACCCAAAATATACAACCGTTTTAAGCATGAAAGATACCGGTGAAACTGAAAGCGATGGTTCTTTATTAATCGCCGATTATGGCAAAGGAAAATTCGTTTACACTTCTTTGGTTTTCTTTAGAGAATTACCTGCTGGTGTGCCCGGCGCTTATCGTTTAATCGCAAATTTATTGGCCCCCAGAAATGCAAAATAA
- a CDS encoding sodium:solute symporter, translating to MSYIDWAVLFTTILAIVGYGVYKSRGAQSMQAYLLGNQSLPWYTVCLSVMATQASAITFLSAPGLAYTSGMSFVQFYFGLPLAMIVLCITFVPIFHRLKVYTAYEYLEQRFDLNTRALTAFLFLIQRGLSTGITIYAPSIILSTILNIDTTYTTLFIGSLVVFYTVYGGTKAVSYTQLLQMSIIFCGLFAAGIMVVHLLPGDVGFTKAISIAGKMGRTNVIDFSFDWNNPYTVWSGLIGGFFLQLSYFGTDQSQVGRYLTGSSVSQSRLGLLMNGLVKIPMQFLILLIGVLVFTFYQYNKAPIFFNSYELNKLEASPYKAELNKIKADYNSAFESKQQEVIKLDKALEAKDETLINQQRTAVKKADEETKTIRKSLTELMLKNDAKASTNDNNYVFLSFVTQYLPKGLIGLLIAIIFLASMGSTASALNSLASTSVVDIYKRLVNKEATDKQYVKASRWATLIWGAVCIVMALFTSKIGNLLEAVNILGSFIYGTILGVFIVAFYIKNVGGKAVFYAAILTEALVCIIGFNEWVAYLWLNVIGCLLVVFFAYIIQLISFKK from the coding sequence ATGAGCTATATAGATTGGGCCGTTTTATTCACCACGATATTAGCTATCGTTGGCTACGGCGTTTATAAAAGTCGTGGTGCGCAAAGTATGCAAGCCTATTTACTGGGCAACCAAAGTTTGCCATGGTATACGGTTTGCCTTTCCGTAATGGCCACTCAGGCAAGCGCCATCACCTTTCTTTCGGCGCCGGGTTTAGCTTATACATCTGGCATGAGTTTCGTTCAGTTCTACTTTGGCTTGCCATTGGCGATGATTGTACTGTGCATCACCTTCGTACCCATATTTCATCGATTAAAAGTTTATACCGCTTACGAATATTTAGAGCAACGATTCGATTTAAATACGAGGGCTTTAACTGCATTTTTATTTTTAATCCAACGTGGATTATCAACTGGAATAACCATTTATGCACCATCGATTATTCTATCTACCATCTTAAATATCGATACCACTTACACCACTTTATTTATTGGCAGCTTAGTGGTGTTCTACACCGTTTATGGCGGAACAAAAGCTGTTTCATATACCCAGCTTTTACAAATGAGTATTATTTTTTGCGGTCTTTTTGCTGCCGGAATCATGGTTGTTCATCTCTTACCAGGAGATGTTGGTTTTACAAAAGCCATCAGCATTGCTGGAAAAATGGGAAGAACCAACGTGATAGATTTTAGTTTCGATTGGAATAATCCTTACACCGTTTGGAGCGGACTAATAGGTGGGTTTTTCTTGCAGCTTTCTTATTTCGGTACCGACCAAAGTCAGGTTGGAAGGTATTTAACAGGTTCATCTGTTAGTCAAAGTAGACTGGGCTTATTGATGAATGGCTTGGTTAAAATACCAATGCAATTCTTGATTTTGTTAATCGGCGTTTTGGTTTTTACCTTTTACCAATACAATAAAGCGCCTATCTTTTTTAATAGTTACGAGCTAAACAAATTAGAGGCAAGTCCGTATAAAGCAGAGCTGAATAAAATAAAAGCCGATTATAATTCAGCATTCGAAAGCAAACAACAAGAAGTAATTAAACTTGATAAAGCGCTTGAAGCAAAAGATGAAACCTTAATTAATCAGCAAAGAACTGCCGTTAAAAAAGCCGATGAAGAGACCAAAACCATTCGCAAAAGCTTAACAGAGTTGATGTTAAAGAATGATGCAAAAGCAAGCACAAACGATAATAATTATGTCTTTCTAAGCTTCGTTACGCAATATTTACCAAAGGGACTAATTGGTTTACTTATCGCCATTATCTTTTTAGCATCGATGGGTTCTACTGCAAGCGCCTTAAACTCCTTAGCATCTACAAGTGTGGTAGACATTTACAAAAGACTAGTTAACAAAGAAGCAACCGATAAACAATATGTGAAAGCTTCCCGTTGGGCAACTTTAATTTGGGGTGCAGTTTGTATTGTGATGGCTTTATTTACCAGCAAAATCGGCAACTTGTTAGAAGCGGTTAATATTTTAGGTTCCTTTATTTATGGTACAATTTTAGGTGTTTTTATAGTTGCTTTCTACATTAAAAATGTAGGTGGCAAAGCCGTTTTTTATGCCGCCATTTTAACAGAAGCTTTAGTATGTATTATTGGTTTTAACGAATGGGTTGCTTATTTATGGCTAAATGTAATTGGCTGTTTATTGGTGGTGTTTTTTGCTTACATAATTCAATTGATTAGTTTTAAAAAATGA
- a CDS encoding DUF2911 domain-containing protein, producing the protein MKFTTKTMLLLLVALGINNSLSAQVKLPAPSSTQTIIQEFGLGKITLTYARPSVKGRKIFGGMEPMDKVWRTGANAATIITFTDAVKIEGQDLPAGEYGLFSIPNASEWTVIFSKTAKQWGAYTYDQKDDVLRVKVKTNVLKDKVETLTIQFANVTESKAQLQLTWENMSFAVNITTDVDAKAMANIAEAMKGEKKPYMQSAIYYFTNGKDLKTALGWMVEADKAEPKMPWTKLWLGKMQLKSGDKAGAAESAKAGIALATTMKNDEYIRLNTQLLAETKK; encoded by the coding sequence ATGAAATTTACGACCAAAACAATGCTATTGCTTTTAGTTGCTTTAGGCATAAACAATAGCCTAAGTGCGCAAGTAAAGCTACCTGCACCAAGTAGTACACAAACCATTATCCAAGAGTTTGGATTAGGAAAAATTACTTTAACCTATGCTAGACCAAGCGTTAAAGGGCGTAAAATATTTGGCGGAATGGAGCCAATGGACAAGGTTTGGAGAACAGGTGCAAATGCTGCTACCATTATTACTTTTACTGATGCGGTTAAAATAGAAGGTCAAGATTTGCCAGCGGGCGAATATGGTTTGTTCTCTATTCCTAATGCTAGCGAATGGACGGTTATTTTTAGTAAAACTGCTAAACAATGGGGCGCTTACACTTACGATCAAAAAGATGATGTGCTGCGTGTTAAAGTGAAAACCAATGTGTTAAAAGATAAAGTAGAAACGTTAACGATACAATTTGCAAACGTAACAGAGAGTAAAGCTCAATTGCAATTAACGTGGGAGAATATGTCTTTTGCTGTAAACATAACAACGGATGTTGATGCAAAAGCAATGGCAAATATTGCAGAAGCAATGAAAGGCGAGAAAAAACCTTATATGCAATCGGCGATTTATTATTTTACCAATGGGAAGGATTTAAAAACTGCTTTAGGTTGGATGGTAGAAGCTGATAAAGCTGAGCCAAAAATGCCATGGACCAAATTATGGCTAGGCAAAATGCAGTTAAAATCTGGAGATAAAGCTGGAGCTGCTGAAAGTGCTAAAGCGGGTATTGCCTTGGCAACTACAATGAAAAATGATGAATACATCAGATTAAACACTCAACTATTGGCAGAGACAAAGAAATAG
- a CDS encoding DUF2911 domain-containing protein, whose protein sequence is MKKTIKSIATLLFVATISVSAFAQEKKAPASPAATATGKIGDATITINYSSPAVKGRTIWGGLEKYEVVWRAGANDATTFETDKDIKVEGKTLPAGKYSFFLIPKESGTWTAIFNKEPKQWGAYKYEAAKDQLRVDVKVKALKETQERLVYKIEKKGFALEWDKVSVPVAVK, encoded by the coding sequence ATGAAAAAGACAATCAAATCAATCGCTACTTTATTATTTGTAGCTACAATTTCAGTAAGTGCATTTGCACAAGAAAAAAAAGCTCCAGCAAGTCCTGCGGCTACAGCTACAGGAAAAATTGGTGATGCAACAATTACTATCAACTACAGTAGCCCTGCAGTAAAAGGTCGTACCATTTGGGGTGGATTAGAAAAATATGAAGTAGTTTGGCGTGCTGGTGCAAATGATGCAACTACTTTTGAAACGGATAAAGACATTAAGGTAGAGGGAAAAACTTTGCCAGCTGGAAAATATAGCTTCTTTTTAATCCCAAAAGAAAGTGGTACTTGGACTGCTATTTTTAACAAGGAACCAAAACAATGGGGAGCTTATAAGTACGAAGCAGCAAAAGACCAATTAAGAGTTGATGTAAAAGTAAAAGCTTTAAAAGAAACTCAAGAAAGATTGGTTTACAAAATCGAGAAAAAAGGTTTTGCCTTAGAATGGGATAAAGTTTCAGTTCCAGTAGCTGTTAAATAA
- a CDS encoding NAD(P)H-binding protein, which yields MKNKSISILGCGWYGLAMAKALVADGYHVNGSTTSEEKLETFKKLNIKPYLINFNGESVNYDESFFNCDVLIISIPPKRNVQADYPNKIKNIALAAEKANVKQIIFISSTGIFQNGNFIVDDETIPEPNTTAGEVLLAAEKVLKENQALTTTIIRFAGLIGPERNLAKYFAGKTDIANGLAPINLIHLDDCIGITKAIIEQKAFGNIYHGVTPSHPSREEFYTKACLSSGFEKPEFIDELLDWKQVESKNVARFLAYQFKIENWMEYAEIKH from the coding sequence ATGAAAAACAAATCAATAAGTATTTTAGGATGTGGCTGGTATGGATTAGCGATGGCAAAAGCGCTCGTTGCTGATGGATATCATGTTAATGGTTCTACCACTAGCGAAGAGAAGCTAGAAACCTTCAAAAAGCTTAATATAAAACCTTACCTTATAAATTTTAATGGGGAGTCTGTCAATTACGATGAATCTTTCTTTAACTGCGATGTTTTAATCATTAGCATTCCTCCAAAAAGAAATGTGCAGGCAGATTATCCAAACAAGATTAAAAACATCGCATTAGCTGCTGAAAAAGCGAATGTTAAACAAATCATTTTCATTAGCTCTACTGGTATTTTCCAAAATGGGAATTTTATAGTTGATGATGAAACCATTCCAGAACCAAATACAACCGCAGGAGAAGTATTATTAGCTGCAGAGAAAGTTCTAAAAGAAAATCAAGCTTTAACAACAACCATTATCCGCTTTGCGGGATTAATTGGGCCAGAAAGAAATTTAGCCAAATATTTTGCAGGTAAAACTGATATCGCCAATGGCTTAGCACCAATCAATTTAATTCATTTAGATGATTGCATAGGCATCACAAAAGCAATTATTGAGCAAAAAGCTTTTGGCAATATTTACCATGGCGTGACGCCAAGCCATCCTTCTAGAGAAGAGTTTTATACTAAAGCTTGTTTGTCCAGTGGTTTCGAAAAGCCGGAATTTATAGACGAGCTATTAGACTGGAAGCAGGTAGAAAGTAAAAATGTAGCTAGGTTTTTAGCTTACCAATTTAAGATTGAAAATTGGATGGAGTATGCTGAGATTAAACATTAA
- a CDS encoding KTSC domain-containing protein, producing the protein MKKVGDYRKTLGVTKATELKEIKSIYRGLMKDWHPDKFSSDAEKHLEAEEKSKEIIEAYNFLLSIAPETLEHAKDEYIQTTTTSNIQDFQFKDAILRIDFFDGSAYEYFDVPRAMYIKLVNADSPGRFARRHIFNAFPYRNVAKLATA; encoded by the coding sequence ATGAAGAAGGTTGGAGATTACAGAAAGACATTAGGCGTTACTAAAGCTACAGAGCTAAAAGAAATCAAGAGTATTTACAGGGGCTTGATGAAAGATTGGCATCCTGATAAGTTCAGTTCAGATGCTGAAAAGCACTTAGAAGCTGAAGAAAAAAGCAAGGAAATTATTGAGGCTTATAACTTTTTGTTAAGCATTGCGCCAGAAACTTTGGAGCACGCTAAAGATGAGTATATCCAAACTACAACTACATCTAACATTCAAGATTTTCAGTTTAAAGATGCAATTTTACGTATCGATTTCTTCGACGGTAGTGCTTACGAATATTTTGATGTGCCAAGAGCAATGTACATCAAATTGGTAAATGCTGATTCTCCAGGAAGATTTGCAAGAAGACACATTTTTAATGCATTTCCTTATCGTAACGTAGCAAAATTAGCTACAGCGTAA
- a CDS encoding DUF3887 domain-containing protein — MKKAFLVIALLLVSTVGFSQNVISLFNKTNSFFIYMAEAKYDTAHLFFDEAEKAKITPDNLKKLWDNITTNLGKPEVLDAISSKVQGDFYAVTVEGKFEKAEQNFVLMFNKGEKIVGLFMPPKAAVYTKPAYADTALYTEKSVYLQTPGHQLAAIITTPKNRTNFPVVVLVHGSGPGDMDETVGPNKPFKDIATGLASKGIASIRYVKRTLVYAGEFNKAFTVKEEVTDDALAAIAMAKTITGADPKSIYVLGHSLGGMLAPRLATLAPSLKGIILAAAPARKLGDIIIDQNKYIVELAKDTTKATQVKLAEAINEIGAAKLVKLAPNMKPDSVILGLPAAYWVDLNVYDQVATAKKLKQRILVFQGGNDFQVATADYDIWNAALGKSANAKVKLYPELNHLLSPQTEKAYTQQYQVPVNVSEQLISDIALWISGK, encoded by the coding sequence ATGAAGAAAGCCTTTTTAGTAATTGCCCTGCTTTTAGTTAGCACCGTTGGATTTTCACAAAACGTAATTAGCCTATTTAACAAAACGAATTCGTTTTTCATTTATATGGCTGAAGCAAAATACGATACTGCACATCTATTTTTTGATGAAGCTGAAAAGGCAAAAATTACACCAGATAACTTAAAAAAGCTTTGGGATAATATTACAACCAACTTAGGCAAGCCAGAAGTTTTAGATGCTATCTCAAGTAAAGTTCAGGGAGATTTTTACGCTGTTACTGTAGAGGGAAAATTTGAAAAAGCAGAGCAAAATTTTGTTTTAATGTTTAACAAAGGAGAGAAAATAGTAGGCTTATTTATGCCTCCAAAAGCTGCAGTGTATACAAAACCTGCTTATGCAGACACTGCTTTGTACACCGAAAAATCTGTCTATTTGCAAACTCCAGGGCACCAATTAGCAGCAATAATAACTACGCCGAAAAATAGGACAAACTTCCCAGTTGTGGTATTGGTTCATGGTTCTGGTCCTGGTGATATGGATGAAACAGTTGGGCCAAATAAGCCATTTAAGGATATTGCAACAGGCTTGGCTTCAAAAGGTATAGCAAGCATACGTTACGTAAAAAGGACTTTAGTATACGCTGGTGAATTTAATAAAGCTTTTACAGTTAAAGAAGAAGTAACCGATGATGCACTTGCTGCAATTGCAATGGCTAAAACTATAACAGGAGCAGATCCAAAGAGTATTTATGTTTTAGGACATAGTTTGGGCGGAATGTTAGCGCCACGTTTAGCAACACTTGCTCCTAGCTTAAAGGGAATTATTTTAGCTGCTGCACCAGCTAGGAAATTGGGTGATATTATTATAGACCAAAACAAATATATTGTTGAGCTTGCAAAAGATACAACCAAAGCAACACAGGTAAAATTAGCTGAGGCTATTAATGAAATTGGAGCTGCTAAATTGGTGAAGTTGGCGCCAAATATGAAACCTGATTCGGTTATCTTAGGTTTACCTGCTGCTTATTGGGTTGATTTAAATGTTTATGACCAGGTTGCTACAGCGAAAAAATTAAAACAACGCATTTTGGTTTTCCAAGGCGGAAATGATTTTCAAGTAGCCACAGCAGATTATGATATTTGGAATGCTGCCTTGGGCAAGTCGGCAAATGCAAAAGTGAAACTTTATCCAGAGTTAAACCATTTGTTAAGTCCGCAAACAGAAAAAGCATATACACAACAATATCAAGTTCCAGTAAACGTATCTGAGCAATTGATTAGCGATATTGCACTTTGGATAAGTGGTAAATAA